The stretch of DNA ATTAATATTGGAAAATTTCTTATAATTCCATCTTTTTCACTTTTTGGGTAGATATTCCCtataatactgtatttatttccCTAAAGGCCCGAAGACAAACAGGCTGTGTATCAACTAATCCCAAAAATGTTGGGTCAAggtcaacactatggggcacatttactaacccacgaacgggccgaatgcgtccgattgcgttttttttcgtaatgattggtattttgcaattttttcggaaattatcgcaactttttcgttaccaatacgatttgcgcgaaaaaacacgagtttttcgtagccattccgaaagttgcgcaaaatctggcgattttttcgtagcgttaaaacttgcgcgaaaagtcgcgtttttttccgaaaagtcgtaaagacgctgaaaaaaacgcaaaaaatacgaaaaagtcgcaaaatgttcgttttccaatcggaatttttccaattcggattcgaattcgtgtcttagtaaatcagcccctatgtgagtGTCAGTGAGGTTCTGATGTAGCAGACCTAatgatgggtgtggcttaaatagccaattTCAGTACTTGAATACTTTTGGCCATAGGAGTAAATACAGACGCCACATTATTTCAGCTTGTACAAGCTGTGCTAGTAGGTGAACCTCTGTAATACAACCACTGCTGTTCTGGGATTTGTTTACccctttataaatgtaattgctattgaaaacaggatttgtttatccctttatcttctcttgttctgactcttgaaacaatgtgtcATAAGTCAAATTTCCTGCAGGTCTTTTAATTAGCTGGCTTCTGCAACACTGTttcagagtcagaaccagaaatgCAGATAATATAAACAGACAGATGCTGCTATCAATAGCAATTATGTTTCCAAACAGCTTAAAAAACACTGTTAAAGTTGTTTTAAGAtgttgtaccgtgttagccattgaaaaagtgcagaaaatgtaaggttaggtgataccttttattggctaactgagtaagtaaaaattgcaagctgTTGTATTTTGCCTGTTAATGTTGGAAAGTCTCTCTCTTacaattccattttctttcaCTAAGCCAAGGAGCAATTTTTGGGTAGATATTCCAATATATCAGATTTATAGTGGAGCAAAGCAAAAGTACTACAGTGCTTGTGTTGCATACAAATGTTTTCAGGTCAGAACTGAAAAAAGTCATCAAGCCTCTTGCACAGAAATATCAGAATTCAAGTTTTAAACATTGTTAAAAACCTATAAGGATACACTAAACAGAGAGTAACCAATGATAGGGCTGGAGTGTGGGTTTTGTAGTTAAAAACAGAATGTTTGATAATTTTGCAGGTGTCGTACCGGCTGGAAAGGACAATTCTGTGATCAATGTATCCCATTTCCTGCTTGTATGCATGGGAGCTGTACAAAACCATGGCAGTGCATCTGTGAAGAAGGATGGGTTGGAAGCCTCTGTGATATAGGTTTGTTAAACTTTTAAAATGATCTCAGTTACCAATGAGTGCTTTGCCTGTGAAGCTTGCTGACTCAGAAGTAAGCAAGAAATAGTCTAAACACTCTTCCTATTTATACCGAcagtttaaaatttaaaaaaaagtttaaaaaaatataaaaaataaacttcattatgtaaaaattttattttccagaaagcatttagaataaaaaatatattttggactCACTACTGAACGTGGAACTTGTGAACGTGGAATAGCTGCGAACAGGACAAAAATGCATTAAACAAGACAAAAATGCATCCAACAAGACAAAAATGCATCCAACAGCTCCACCTGGAGTTCAAAACCTTAAACACTCAAAAGCTCCAGAGATAAGACTGACATGTCTGATAGTTTAATGAATGGCTATTTTCATAGAGtatattataaacattttaaatgtaaatatgtctTGATAGAATTTTACTCTTAGGAGAGGATTTACTAAACCACGAGAATCTCATTCTTGTTCAACAATTGTTTTTTAAGCATACTGACATACCCTACATTTCTTAAAATTTCTTATATTCCTTCTTGTTGAGAATTTTTGATTTTCATAAAtatagtaatgtattttttttattttcagccaTAGGTTTTGACACCCAAATGACTCTGCAACTCAGAGATACTAAGAGCCATCCGATAAAATTGCAGtgacagaaaagttgcaaaaaaaatcagGCTTCCTTACGATTTTTGTATTCCATCAGAAGTCTATGGGGACTCGTGCAAGTAAAATGTGGCTCAGTATCTATTTCTCCATTAGCTACATGCATACTGGGATCTCTtaagaattacaggaaggctatctcccattttaagaaaataattcaaatttttaaaaaatgttttactttttctctgtaataataaaacagtaccttatacttattTCCAATTAAGCTTTGTAAaaacatattggtggcaaaatgttTAATGGTTCTAAGacaagatatggtgatccaaataacagcaagatctcttatttggaaagaaaacagatcccaagcattccaaataatagatctcatacctgtactacaaaaggCACACAGTAAAATGACTGTCAGCGTGTGCAGTAGTCAGTTTAATGTTCCAATAACATGCTATATAACTTTGCACAATGTAATGCCTACAGTATGATTAAGTGCAGTCATGCGTAAAACCTTTTCAGTTCCTGCGTAATTATGGGGCAAATCTGCTCAATAAAAGAAGTGGAAGTGCAGTCATGTCCATGTAGCTCACCTTTGGCCCTCTGACAATTTTAATATCAGGTTCTAAGCTATATTCAACTCTGTAATCACAAGTAATCTCAAAGAAATAGTGCTAAGGTAGCCTTTGTATATAGCCTATTCCACAACATGTAAAAATATGGAATGTATATGGGATATAGCACTTACAAATACAATTTATATGCAAATGCTATCGTAGACTTGGGTATGCACTTTATATCAAACATCTCTCCCTGTTGTTTGTTGTCTAAAAGGATTATTGCCTTATGGAAAGAGAATAAGGAGCTTAAAAGCATATTGCTTCTTTAGCCTGCTAAAATACCGCATATCCACAAGGTGTAGCAGGATCTTATAATCAAGAAACACAAGAGCATAAAGCTGCAGACagattttttgcataataaaaaattcCACTAACGACAAATGCTGTTAAAAAACCCCAATTATTATATGTAGCATTTCTACCCTAGTTcttggttaagctttagttctgttctgctgtgtgttttcttcatGGTGGGACAATTTATGCCCTACTGTTGCTCCAAAATAAGAAAATGCCTTATATTTTACTATAAAGTAAAATAAACCACTTCTCTGTCATAACATGTCCAGAATGGATTGAAGTATAGCACCAAAGTACCTATATGCATAACTGAGTATACTGTACATGCAAAGTTGTGGTGTGCACTGATTAAATTACCACAAGGAGTGGTTGGGACGAGTACACTGAAGGAGAAATAGAGTGATATATGGGGGTAAATGGTGGTTAGTTGAATTAATGATGGTTATTTAGAAACTTACTATGAATTAATAGCGATCTGACCAAATCTCACACTGCAAGGTAAGAGGGCTTGAAGCACAAATGTCTGAACACCACTTAATGTTACTAACTGTACTGTATTTCACTGTTGGCATGGCTTTTAATTGATTAGCTCTTGCTAGACTTGCTAGGCTAATACATCTATTATTCAACTTCCTGAAAAACTCTACCCCATAGACTGGTGTTGACAACAGTATTTTTGTAAATCATATTTCTCACAGGTTTTTTCACTATAGGGCATAATTATATGGAATGTGCACATTCTGTCATTATAGATGTTCACCCGTGTGCAGCCAAGCCCTGCTCCAGCAACTCTACCTGCATCGAAACGGGGGATGGTGGATACATTTGCTTGTGCTCTCTGGGGTATACAGGAAAAAACTGTCTTCTTAAAAAGGGACCCTGCAGTacaaatgggtaaatatatgCCTCCCTCTTTGCTCCATGGCTAAATGTGCTTGCCAAAAGCATATGGATGAATAAATAGTCTATTCAGCAAGCTGgtattatttttattggttttgaaaactagaaaaatgtcCGATTTCTGCTTCTAGGAATCTCTTTAGTTCATTAATAAATAAAGGTGAGAAAATGTCAGTTTTGGtgcagacagattttttttaattaaaggcatGCCGCATGTCAGATGTATGAAAGGATCACAACTTAAAATATAATAGGTAAACCAAGTAGTAATACCtaagcattaaaggacatgtcaacctcaaacaaaagcagcatttgctgaactccaagttgttactttttaaacaatgttgcaaaggtcagtctcctccaacaagtcaggtctgtcagtctgctgccttgtgttacattgtttcaagagtcagagccaccagggcagggaatacaAAAGGACAAACAccgcttttaattgcaattatatatacaaataacttaaaaaccaatacaaatttctaatgaatgtatattgcaaagtagcttagaattatgttttcttttataaggcaaaattatattttgggctgacttgtcctttaatgtataaACCTGTGCAGTGTCTCCAACACCCAAAACATAGTTAAACATTTTTTAGGGACTAATCCTCACCCGGTTGAGAAAATAAGTCTtcaaaaaacattataaatacataCTAATTATTTATACTTGCACCATAAATAGTAAAACAATCCCTATCTCATAATAGAAAAAGAGAGGCCCCTCTCAAAGCCGAATGTTAGACACAAGCAGACTCCTTGATGGacacaaaatatacagtatcttgaGCGTGATTACCTTAGCAAATATCTTAAAGTGATTTTAATAACAGGGAACAGTTCTGCCCAgctctagtaactcatagcagccaacAATATGGATACTTCTAATAGTCTAGCatcataaataaatgtaaccagtaaatgctaaacATTTGTTGGTTATTGTGGGTCAAAGACCAAGACCTAAGCAACTTTCCCCCcgcattattttaaaatataatcacTGAGGTCACAATTCATTGGTGTGCAGCCAACTGCCTGAGaatgtttatatatacattttacttCAAAAGTTTCAGACACTCGGAAAACTGTGTAGAAGGGACAGTGTACAGACTTTGGGCTTTAATTGAAGTGTCATCAAATGTAGAATCTGTAGCCCAGAGTGACTGAGTCCTGTAGATTCTACATCTCCTTATCTATCCATATATTTGTTTACAACATGTACAATATGTCAAAAAGCCGATTACAGCAGTGAAAATGTTAAAGTCTAACAATACACCTCAAAGTTAACTACAATGCAATATTTAAATTGTTAAATTAATATGttaaaattaatattaatttaCTTTTCTCTTCAGATCTCCCTGTCAGAATGGAGGCAAATGCACAGACAACAATGGCTTTGCATCGTATGCCTCTTGTCAGTGTCCCCCTGGTTTTATTGGTAATTATTGTGAAATACAAATAGATATTGACGATTGCAACCCCAATCCTTGCAGAAATGGTGGAAGCTGCACAGACATTGGATCAGGATTTCACTGTCATTGCCCTTTGGGGTTTTCTGGGCAGTTCTGTAATGATCTCACCCCACTGTGCAGTagcaatccatgtgcaaacggtgGGACGTGTTATCAGATAGGAGAGAAATTCCAGTGTTTTTGTCAGCCCAAATATACAGGAACTACTTGCTCTTTTCCCCATAGAAACATGAGCTTACACCTATATGAGAGAAGAAATAGTCTGCCTTCATATCATAAATCTCCACAACATGAAGTacttaaaattacagtcaaagaGACTATTCAAAATGTGGACCCACTCCTTAACAAAAGTCAGGTTATCTGTTTTATTGTGTTAGGGCTACTGACCTGTCTCATTGTCCTCATTACCACGGGGATTGTGTTCTTTTCTAAGTGCGAGACATGGTTTGCCAATGCCAAATATAGCCGTCttttaagaaagaaaaagaacattTACATGCAAAGAAGTCGAGGAGAGGACCGTG from Xenopus tropicalis strain Nigerian chromosome 8, UCB_Xtro_10.0, whole genome shotgun sequence encodes:
- the dlk1 gene encoding protein delta homolog 1 translates to MKALSRETLGMELTASCILCLFLSRFITTETKEIACMPGCHPVNGFCESQGECRCRTGWKGQFCDQCIPFPACMHGSCTKPWQCICEEGWVGSLCDIDVHPCAAKPCSSNSTCIETGDGGYICLCSLGYTGKNCLLKKGPCSTNGSPCQNGGKCTDNNGFASYASCQCPPGFIGNYCEIQIDIDDCNPNPCRNGGSCTDIGSGFHCHCPLGFSGQFCNDLTPLCSSNPCANGGTCYQIGEKFQCFCQPKYTGTTCSFPHRNMSLHLYERRNSLPSYHKSPQHEVLKITVKETIQNVDPLLNKSQVICFIVLGLLTCLIVLITTGIVFFSKCETWFANAKYSRLLRKKKNIYMQRSRGEDRDVKIIFPEGVKFEDCCRDYAST